In the Sulfobacillus thermosulfidooxidans DSM 9293 genome, TGTGGGTGAAGTCACAACATACAGGTTGTCCAATATAGTGAACAAGATATAGTCTAGAGGATACAACAAAGTGAAAATTAGAGCAAACCCTATCAGATTTACTGAGAATGGATAATTTTTTCCATGAACTGGTTGTTCGCGGGGGTGTATCCCAACCGCATATAAAATTGCTTAACGCCCAAATTATGCGGCTCAATTAACAAATTAATTTTCAAGCACCCCATGTGGCTTAAAGACGCTTCGGCATGTTCCATTAATTGTCTACCCAATCCGCGACGCTGGAATTCGGGATGAACAGCAAGATGGTAAATCCATCCCCGGCGGCCGTCAAATGCAGCTAATACCGATCCGATGATTCGTGATTCTTCTTCCATAACAAAATAGTGTTGGCCGTAATGCTGAAGGGCCCACGCAAAATCCTCTTCCGCATCTCCAATATCAAACGTCAGTTGGGCGGCTTGCCACAACTCACAAAGAGCGCGGTAATCATTCGGTTCAATATGGCGAATGATCATCTAGGTATCCTCCCCTCACCCTATGACCCGATGCACAACTGCTGTTCTTCAATACCATATGATGGGAAAAGACAGGTGTGAAGGGACTTGCCCCATCCATCCTCCTCACCTGCGGCTTATTGAAAAAAGCACCACAACCGTTTAGGGTTGTGGTGCTTTAGGATAGAATCCGTTATAAAACGCGTGCCTAAAGCGCGCGTCCCTTAATCCGCAAACGGCGTGATTAACGGGAAATCTTGCGGTTCCACTTCAAAGCCCATATCTCGAAGCATTTGATGATCGGCCTCCGGCTCTTGACCAGGCGTTGTTAAATAGTCCGCCACAAACAAGGAGTTGGCAACATACAATCCTAATGGTTGAAGAGAACGCAACTGGACTTCGCGTCCTCCGGCAATGCGGATTTCCTTGCGCGGATTGACAAAGCGCATCATTGCCAGAGACCGTAGGCATTCGGCCGGGGTCATTAATTCTTGATTCTCTAAGGGCGTCCCGGGAATTGGAATCAGAAAATTCACGGGAATAGAATCGACGTCGAGTTCTTTCAACGCAAAGGCCGCCTCAACGCGATCTTCCCAGCTTTCGCCCATGCCGAAAATCACGCCAGAACATGGGGAAATCCCGGATCCTTTAACCTGTTCAATGGTTTGTACTCGGTCTTCATAGTGATGTGTACTTACAATGGATGGTGAATAACCAGAAGACGTATTGATGTTATGGTTGTAGCGGTCAACACCCGCGGCCTTAAGTCGGTCTGCTTGTCCCGGTTTCAAGATACCTAAACAGGCACAAATTCGTAAATCGTAACGTTGTTTGACCTGCGTAATGCTGTCAATCAATCCGTCTAATTCATGATCGGTCGGCGAACGTCCACTGGCCACAATACAATAGGTCGTAGCTCCGAGAGCCTTGGCCCGTTCAGCGCCCTGGAGAATATCATCGGAGGTTTTCTGCGGATATCTGGGGATGTCTGCACTCGAAATATGAGACTGCGAACAGTAATGGCAATCTTCGGGACATAACCCACTTTTCGCATTCATCAAATATTGGAAACGCACATAATTGCGATAATAGCGGTACCGGATTTTATATCCTGCTGCCAAAATGGCTAGCAGTTCCTGATCGTCTGAACGGAGGATACTTAAGGCTTCCTCCCTGGTAATACTGTCTCCATTTAATACTTTGTCAGCCAATAAGTTCCATTGCATACGTATAACCCCTTTATTCGATCAATTTCACGAACATACGTCATACTAAGAATCCGCTGGATTTTGACTGGTGCCGAGTCTCTTCCTGTTTAGTGCATCGTATTGCTCTTAATCCGGATTGATGATCCCGCGTCTTTATCCGGTGCCATATCGGCTACAGTTTGCCATCTTGCAGTGGATGCCAGGCAATATGCTGGCCCGTCTGTTCCCATAAAGTCGTTAAATGACCTTCTGACGCATTCCCGATGTCAGGATGGAAGGGCACCACGGCCCAAACGGGAATTCCGGTGAGTGATTCGATTAACGACGGGTTGAGCGTTATCGAAACATCTTCTGGCAACTCATTCACAGCATTCATAATAATGCCTAAAACCTTAACGCCGTGGGCCTTGGCATATTCCACACTCAAAATGGTGTGATTAATCGTCCCGAGGCCTGTTCGCGCCACCAAGATCACAGGAATTTCAAGTTCCTGAGCAATATGAATCATGCTATGGTCAGCATCAATGGGAACTGCAATCCCTCCGGCACCTTCAATCAAGGTCACTTGATGGCGGCCAATGATGGCCCGTGCCGTTTCAATAAGGGGGTTCCAATCGATTCGTTTACCCGTCATTAAGGTTGCTGCCCATGGTGATACGGGAGGTTCGAATGTATAAGGGACGACCAATTCTTGGGCGTCACCGGAATGGGATGCCTGAACCAGGGCCTTTGCGTCATCAGGCCATGAAGATCCCTTAACGCCGGTTTCAATCGGCTTCATAACCCCCACATCATAACCTTGCCGATACCAGAAGGTTGCCAAACTGGCGGTAATCCAGGTTTTTCCAACACCGGTATCGGTTCCTGTTACAAAATAAGCGAACGGAGTCATAGGAGATCCTCCAATAATGGTTGGCTGGCCACTACCGCTTCGCACAAAATATCAACCATCTCCCTAATCTCAATAGACGAAGATGCAAGCGGTGGCATGAAAATAACCACGTTGCCGATGGGGCGGATAAGCATCCCCCTTTGACGCGCAAGATTTTGCACGACGCGTCCGGCCTGCGCCGCATAGGGAAACGGGGTGCGTTGTTCCTTGTTTTGAACCAGTTCAATCCCAATCATGAATCCCTTTTGTCTTATATCCCCCACATAAGGCAGAGGACGCAGCTTATCCAGGGCCGATGCAATATCAGGTGTTTGTTTTGCGACGTTCTCAATAACCTGGTTTTGGCTAATCAGCTCCAAATTGGCTAGGGCCACATTGGCCGCCAATTGATTACCGGCATAGGAATGACCATGATATAAGGCCGTACGGTCGCCAGCACGTCCATAAAATTGTCGATAAATGTCCTCGGTTGCCGCTGTGGCAGAAATGGGCAAGTACCCTCCAGACAATCCCTTACCCATACACAAAATATCCGGACTAATCTCTTCATAAGATGTGGCCCACCATTTTCCAGTCCGTCCTATACCCGTGGCCACTTCATCAACAATGAGAAGCACATCATAGCGTGTACATAAATCCCGCAGTCCGGCTAAATAACCGGGCGGCGCTGGGATAATGCCACCCGCTCCCTGCACGGGCTCGATAATCACTGCCGCTAATTCGTCTTGATGCGCACGCATGACAGACTCGGCCAAATCTAAGCAAGCCAAATGACACCGATCTGGAGTCTTTTGTAAGGGACAACGATAACAATAGGGATAAGGGGCTCGGGGCTCCTTGGGCAAATATGAGAGAAAGGGCCAGTGAAATATGTCATCGGGGGCCACAGCCATGGCGCCCAAAGTGTCTCCATGATAATTGGATGTAAATCCCATAATTTTTGTCTTTTGACCCTGTCCCTGATTGGCCCAATATTGCACGGCCATTTTTAAAGCGACCTCAACCGCAGAAGCGCCCGATTCTGAGAAGAAGAAGCGCGTCAAATGGCCCGGCATAATTTTACTTAAACGATGGGCCAGCACCGTAATGGGCACATTGCCCTGTCCCAGTAATGTCGTGTGGGCCACGCGGGACAATTGATCAATAAGGGCATGGTCCAGTTCGGGAACATGATGGCCATGCACATTCAACCAGACGGAGGAGACCCCGTCATAGTACCATCGTCCCTCGATATCTTGAACTTTGACGCCTTGCGCTGCTTGGATAATGACTGGATCGCTATGGTCATAATCTTTCATCGGGGTAAAGGGATGCCAAACATGCTGTTGATCCCAACGCCGTATCTCATCCGGTGTTATTGACGAATAATCCACACCATTACCTCACTTATACAGATGCTCTTAGGTATGCTATCACAATGCTTCCCACATAGTGCCTGAAGCTGTAAGCATCGTCAACCCAGTTGCTGACTATCCCCATATAGTCTTGCTAAAAAGCTTCGCGAAGGGAGCTCTGCGACGTAAGAGATGTCTTACAGATTTGGGAAGTTGACGATTTCGGCATCTCCAATTTGCTACAATAACTCCATTATATTGTAGACTGGCTATAAGGAGCGATATTATCTATGGCGGAACAACTGCCTGTCATATTAGATGTCGATACCGGAATTGACGATGCTCTCGCGATTCTTTATGCTCTATCCTCTGAAACGCTGAATGTACTCGGGATCACGACCTGTTTTGGCAATGGCGACATCACTAATACAACTCGCAATACCCTTACGGTGGTAGAAATGGCTTCTCACAGCGTCCCAGTATATCAGGGGGCAAGTCATCCTCTAGTTAGTCCTTGGGAATCCACAGCGGAAGCATTTCATGGCCCGAACGGTTTAGGTGGCACACAATTGTTTCACCCGCAAATGAGACCCGAATCAGAATCCGCAGTCGAATTTCTTCGCCGCAGTATTGATCAATATGCTCATGATCTTGTGTTAATTACGACCGCACGGCTCACCAATGTTGCAGCATTACTCTTGGCCTTTCCTGAGGTTAGTGTTAGTATTCGCCGCATTGTCATTATGGGCGGCGCTGCCTTCGCTCCGGGAAACGTGACTGCTGTAGCTGAGGCGAATATCTGGGGAGATCCCGAAGCCGCCTGGGTGGTCTTTCATTCGGGTATTCCCATTACGATGGTGGGTCTTGATGTGACCACTCAAGTGCCCATTTCCGACTGTATGCTGAAAAGCCTAGAGCCGACGACTCCGTATTACGCATTACTACAGCAAGCCGTAGACTTTTATTTAGGTGCCTATAACCCAGGAGCGCCCAAGGGCGATCGCATGGCGCCATTGCACGATCCCTTGGCTGTGGCCGTTGCTGAGGATCCTACCTTGTGTCGAACCCACCCTTATCCCGTGGATATTGAATTACGCGGGCAATTAACGCGGGGCATGACAGTGGTCGATTGGCGTACCCGTTCTACAACCAGACCAAATATCGATGTGGCCGTCGAAGTCGACCGCGCACGATTTCTTACCACCTTTGCAAAACGGTTACATTTTGACAGGGTATGTTAAGAGAATGGATAAGCCAGACATAATAGCCAGCTATCCATGGGTCTGTTGAGAACACTCCCTTAGGTGTTCTCAACAGACTCAAAACCAATCAGATCCTCTTGCCATAGGTGCCAACAAACCGGGCTATGAACTCTCCCGCCACCTAACCCTATCGGGTTGAGGTGGGGGTTTCCCGGATCACTCCGCGAAGTTCCTGGTTCTGCGACCTGTGCATGTCCGTCTTTGACGGAGCACGTCTTATGTGAGTCTCCCCAGGCGTGACTTCGGACCGTTCCGGCCCTAGTGTCCGAAAAATCCGCGTCGTTTTACGCGATGTCGTAAGCGGTTCTCCGGACAGGAGTTTCTGAATCCCGCGTTTTTTGATCACGCGGGCGGCATTGTGGTCCGCATTGTCCCTGTGTCCGCAGCGTTGACAGACAAACGCAGCCTGGGAAGGCCGATTGTCCGGGGCAGTGAATGTACACTCAGCACATTCCTGCGAACTGTGTTGGGGCGGAACCGTGATGACGAGTTTGCCTCGGCGCCGTGCTTTATAGCGCGTGAACATGACCACCTGGCCCCATGCCGAGGCGAGAATAGCCCGGTTCAGGCCCGCTTTCGCGGCCCGCCCGTTGGGCAGAAAATGGCCTTGGGCGTCTTTTTTTGCTTTGGGCCGTTTGGTCATCTGCTGGATAGGCAGATTCTCAAAGACGTACAGGTCGTAGGCTGCGTGGACCACAAGCGCGTGACTGGTCTGATGCGCATACTCGTGTCGGACGTTCTTTTCGTACTGGGGGTAGTGAGCCACTTTTCGGTAGGCTTTCTTCTGATTTTGCGATCCTTTTTTTCTGCGGGAAGCCCGTCGTTGCCAGCGTCGGTGCTGCTGCCGCGCTTTCTGGATTCGGGTTTGCTGCACCGGTAGGAGATCAAACACGTGACCGTCGGAGGTCATGAGGGGCTTGGCAATCCCGCGATCTCCGCCGAGCGTGCGCTCGGCGAGTTGGTCAGCAGAGAGGTGCCGTAAATCCTCGGCGATGCGTTCGGTTGCCGCGTCTCCCT is a window encoding:
- a CDS encoding GNAT family acetyltransferase, with the translated sequence MIIRHIEPNDYRALCELWQAAQLTFDIGDAEEDFAWALQHYGQHYFVMEEESRIIGSVLAAFDGRRGWIYHLAVHPEFQRRGLGRQLMEHAEASLSHMGCLKINLLIEPHNLGVKQFYMRLGYTPANNQFMEKIIHSQ
- the bioB gene encoding biotin synthase BioB, with protein sequence MQWNLLADKVLNGDSITREEALSILRSDDQELLAILAAGYKIRYRYYRNYVRFQYLMNAKSGLCPEDCHYCSQSHISSADIPRYPQKTSDDILQGAERAKALGATTYCIVASGRSPTDHELDGLIDSITQVKQRYDLRICACLGILKPGQADRLKAAGVDRYNHNINTSSGYSPSIVSTHHYEDRVQTIEQVKGSGISPCSGVIFGMGESWEDRVEAAFALKELDVDSIPVNFLIPIPGTPLENQELMTPAECLRSLAMMRFVNPRKEIRIAGGREVQLRSLQPLGLYVANSLFVADYLTTPGQEPEADHQMLRDMGFEVEPQDFPLITPFAD
- the bioD gene encoding dethiobiotin synthase, with the translated sequence MTPFAYFVTGTDTGVGKTWITASLATFWYRQGYDVGVMKPIETGVKGSSWPDDAKALVQASHSGDAQELVVPYTFEPPVSPWAATLMTGKRIDWNPLIETARAIIGRHQVTLIEGAGGIAVPIDADHSMIHIAQELEIPVILVARTGLGTINHTILSVEYAKAHGVKVLGIIMNAVNELPEDVSITLNPSLIESLTGIPVWAVVPFHPDIGNASEGHLTTLWEQTGQHIAWHPLQDGKL
- the bioA gene encoding adenosylmethionine--8-amino-7-oxononanoate transaminase; translated protein: MDYSSITPDEIRRWDQQHVWHPFTPMKDYDHSDPVIIQAAQGVKVQDIEGRWYYDGVSSVWLNVHGHHVPELDHALIDQLSRVAHTTLLGQGNVPITVLAHRLSKIMPGHLTRFFFSESGASAVEVALKMAVQYWANQGQGQKTKIMGFTSNYHGDTLGAMAVAPDDIFHWPFLSYLPKEPRAPYPYCYRCPLQKTPDRCHLACLDLAESVMRAHQDELAAVIIEPVQGAGGIIPAPPGYLAGLRDLCTRYDVLLIVDEVATGIGRTGKWWATSYEEISPDILCMGKGLSGGYLPISATAATEDIYRQFYGRAGDRTALYHGHSYAGNQLAANVALANLELISQNQVIENVAKQTPDIASALDKLRPLPYVGDIRQKGFMIGIELVQNKEQRTPFPYAAQAGRVVQNLARQRGMLIRPIGNVVIFMPPLASSSIEIREMVDILCEAVVASQPLLEDLL
- a CDS encoding nucleoside hydrolase, which codes for MAEQLPVILDVDTGIDDALAILYALSSETLNVLGITTCFGNGDITNTTRNTLTVVEMASHSVPVYQGASHPLVSPWESTAEAFHGPNGLGGTQLFHPQMRPESESAVEFLRRSIDQYAHDLVLITTARLTNVAALLLAFPEVSVSIRRIVIMGGAAFAPGNVTAVAEANIWGDPEAAWVVFHSGIPITMVGLDVTTQVPISDCMLKSLEPTTPYYALLQQAVDFYLGAYNPGAPKGDRMAPLHDPLAVAVAEDPTLCRTHPYPVDIELRGQLTRGMTVVDWRTRSTTRPNIDVAVEVDRARFLTTFAKRLHFDRVC
- a CDS encoding RNA-guided endonuclease InsQ/TnpB family protein; the protein is MLNGYKFRLYPSPEQEPILLQWIGCQRLIYNAKVQEDRYFRRFQRRMVGTVGEDIPVDQQYSRFITAKTAFLRQVPSPVLRNGAVRWRQAYQRFFQKLSGRPKMKRKSGRQSVWLTSELFEFRPIVDDTPGAVCGYHLHVGTDKFPVGIIPYVAHRPHAVPASIYLAIEGGQWWLSFAAEDLTVTIPGKEGDAATERIAEDLRHLSADQLAERTLGGDRGIAKPLMTSDGHVFDLLPVQQTRIQKARQQHRRWQRRASRRKKGSQNQKKAYRKVAHYPQYEKNVRHEYAHQTSHALVVHAAYDLYVFENLPIQQMTKRPKAKKDAQGHFLPNGRAAKAGLNRAILASAWGQVVMFTRYKARRRGKLVITVPPQHSSQECAECTFTAPDNRPSQAAFVCQRCGHRDNADHNAARVIKKRGIQKLLSGEPLTTSRKTTRIFRTLGPERSEVTPGETHIRRAPSKTDMHRSQNQELRGVIRETPTSTR